One Phycisphaerae bacterium RAS2 DNA window includes the following coding sequences:
- the rpmF gene encoding 50S ribosomal protein L32, with the protein MVPARRSSKSMTRKRRAHHALKAANLPACPKCGSAKRPHRACSNCGYVNNKIALKVKTEQE; encoded by the coding sequence ATGGTTCCAGCCAGACGTAGCTCCAAGTCCATGACCCGCAAGCGCCGGGCGCATCACGCGCTGAAGGCGGCGAATCTGCCGGCCTGCCCCAAATGCGGCTCGGCAAAGCGCCCGCACCGGGCATGCTCCAATTGCGGATACGTGAACAACAAGATCGCGCTCAAGGTCAAGACCGAACAGGAGTAG
- a CDS encoding Matrixin, giving the protein MKPGWIRVGFFLAFIFVCGGSACPMTGPMTPGRDPLPPTKASGLPESSARFQKTNLTYFIANFTSKISQDKQVQFTTDAFGRWSAVTPLNFSRTMTRAGADFIVGYGTGGHCELYVDSSLTCSMDAAFEASTLGHAYFPDGPNSGHCHMNDAHNWADERLLFSTLVHELGHALGLPHLPDNSAVMFASDNGQTGNLTQADITAVHKLYGSRDGTVKPEPRTQPPGTDANANRTVPTPTQLDTDGDGIDDATEIFVYGTNPNMADSDGDGVDDGIECVNLLDPRNSDTDGDGASDGDEFNGDGNAFRPDNGLSGDVTPFVGKYTGEDSIGSPIEFTIAADGGVTGTLSLTKYGFEDDYELIGAAGSTGQVILVSYDYFFEYKGTITGSTVGNGVYTTDAGSNGTWTATKMPGKLKLPDAGARAFRFVDDGSGGQALSPLRRPDIALYVPDRP; this is encoded by the coding sequence ATGAAGCCTGGATGGATTCGCGTCGGTTTTTTTCTTGCGTTCATTTTCGTGTGCGGTGGATCGGCCTGTCCGATGACCGGGCCAATGACGCCCGGGCGAGACCCGCTTCCCCCAACAAAGGCATCGGGGCTTCCCGAGTCGTCCGCGCGCTTTCAGAAGACGAATCTCACTTACTTCATCGCCAATTTCACTTCAAAGATTTCCCAGGACAAGCAGGTTCAATTCACGACCGACGCGTTTGGTCGCTGGAGCGCCGTTACGCCGCTGAACTTCTCGCGAACCATGACGCGAGCCGGGGCAGACTTCATCGTCGGCTACGGAACGGGCGGACACTGCGAGCTTTATGTGGACAGCAGCCTCACTTGTTCGATGGACGCGGCGTTTGAAGCATCAACGCTCGGCCATGCTTATTTCCCGGATGGCCCGAACTCCGGGCATTGTCACATGAACGATGCGCACAACTGGGCCGATGAGCGATTGCTTTTCAGCACGCTGGTTCATGAGCTGGGGCATGCACTGGGACTGCCGCATCTTCCCGACAACTCCGCGGTGATGTTCGCCAGCGACAACGGGCAAACCGGAAACCTGACGCAAGCCGACATTACCGCCGTGCACAAGCTCTACGGATCGCGCGATGGGACGGTTAAGCCCGAGCCGCGCACGCAGCCGCCGGGCACCGATGCCAATGCAAATCGGACCGTGCCGACTCCGACGCAGCTTGATACGGATGGAGACGGGATTGACGACGCGACGGAGATTTTCGTCTATGGCACCAATCCGAATATGGCGGATTCCGATGGTGACGGAGTCGACGACGGAATTGAATGCGTCAACCTCCTCGATCCGCGCAACTCCGACACGGACGGTGATGGGGCCAGCGATGGTGACGAGTTCAATGGAGACGGAAATGCGTTCCGGCCGGACAACGGCCTGTCGGGCGACGTGACCCCATTTGTCGGAAAGTACACCGGAGAAGACAGCATTGGTTCGCCCATCGAGTTCACCATTGCCGCAGACGGCGGTGTGACGGGGACGTTGTCTCTGACGAAATACGGCTTCGAGGATGATTATGAACTGATTGGTGCAGCGGGTAGCACTGGTCAGGTGATCTTGGTCTCGTACGATTACTTTTTCGAATACAAGGGGACGATCACCGGTTCGACGGTCGGAAACGGTGTCTATACCACCGACGCCGGATCGAACGGGACCTGGACCGCAACGAAAATGCCGGGCAAGCTCAAGCTGCCGGATGCCGGCGCGAGGGCGTTTCGGTTCGTAGATGACGGCTCGGGCGGACAGGCGCTAAGTCCGCTTCGGCGGCCGGACATTGCGCTCTATGTGCCGGATCGACCCTAA
- the thiG gene encoding Thiazole synthase, with product MDPQSLKVGDLSFRSRLFVGTGKYATYELMRECLAASGCEVVTVAVRRERLFDAQNRSLLDFIDTKKYTILPNTAGCFTADDAIRVARLGRELLEQINNPGANWVKVEVLHDKKTLLPDPLGTLEATRELLKDGFKVMVYTSDDVAAACRLKEAGATSVMPAGSPIGSGQGILNPNNIRIILEMLKDGDPEYPVIVDAGVGTASDVSLAMELGADGVLLNTGIALAKDPVAMAVAMKHAMTAGYFAARAGRIPRKLYASASSPVEGTIVY from the coding sequence ATGGATCCGCAATCACTGAAAGTCGGCGACCTGTCCTTCCGCTCGCGGCTGTTCGTCGGCACGGGCAAGTACGCGACGTACGAACTCATGCGCGAATGCCTTGCCGCCAGCGGTTGTGAGGTCGTCACCGTCGCCGTGCGCCGCGAGCGGCTGTTCGACGCGCAGAATCGCAGCCTGCTCGATTTCATCGACACAAAGAAGTACACGATTCTGCCAAATACGGCCGGCTGTTTCACCGCTGACGATGCCATTCGGGTGGCACGCCTCGGTCGCGAGCTACTGGAACAGATCAACAACCCCGGCGCGAACTGGGTCAAGGTCGAAGTCCTGCACGACAAGAAGACGCTCCTGCCCGACCCGCTTGGTACGCTCGAAGCGACGCGCGAGCTGCTTAAGGACGGCTTCAAGGTGATGGTCTACACGAGCGACGATGTCGCAGCCGCGTGTCGCCTCAAGGAGGCCGGCGCGACCAGCGTCATGCCCGCCGGCAGCCCGATCGGCAGCGGCCAGGGCATCCTCAACCCCAACAACATCCGCATCATTCTCGAGATGCTCAAGGACGGCGACCCGGAATACCCCGTCATCGTCGACGCCGGCGTCGGAACTGCCAGCGATGTGTCACTGGCGATGGAACTCGGCGCCGACGGCGTCCTGCTCAATACCGGCATTGCCTTGGCGAAAGACCCCGTCGCCATGGCCGTCGCCATGAAACACGCCATGACCGCCGGCTACTTCGCCGCCCGCGCCGGCCGTATTCCGCGAAAGCTCTACGCCAGCGCGAGCTCGCCCGTCGAGGGGACGATTGTTTATTAG
- a CDS encoding sulfur carrier protein ThiS gives MIETTIGITVNGESVALDAPATVATLIAKRQPRPPFAVELNKKLVRRGAYEATPLANRDTVEIVTLVGGG, from the coding sequence ATGATCGAAACAACAATAGGAATCACCGTAAACGGCGAATCGGTCGCACTCGACGCGCCGGCCACCGTGGCGACCTTGATCGCGAAGCGTCAGCCACGCCCGCCGTTCGCCGTGGAATTGAACAAGAAACTCGTTCGCCGCGGGGCGTACGAGGCGACCCCGCTCGCGAACCGCGACACCGTGGAAATCGTAACGCTGGTCGGCGGCGGATAG
- a CDS encoding Dolichyl-phosphate-mannose-protein mannosyltransferase: MAAELPNVELSRSAGNSARRIDRACKAIVFLATLAIGLPRIMQGGLGWSDAPNHLFDGVFLLEFFREQPQEAARQWAEQFYLRHPILGIIVYYPPGFALIEAGIFSILGVSVFAARLTVLLFALGATQLVYSLGRRWFDRATGLFAALLLVTCPHGRLWLSDVMLEWPATFWILAAVYAYQKDRDTRRPWWALAMGAAVVMAFLTKQTAGFILPVILLHALIEDARAWRDARRGERDSEAPDSQSRRTAIRRLQTQSPATSHHPAYLARPSMWISLGISSAMIAAYTAFARPYAALPAQLLRPNLDFSGMAHWPAEILGWPLLPIALLGLVTLLIGTWRGPRGLILLWFVAWTGFSLCIAAKEPRYFFFAIAPLCFAAPRFFLRARRDDDASSDRPLAWQTDGPRLILLTLLVIVQAALSLQKDTGPLPDYSPAVAALAERPDADVVLVDAVRDGQFILDAYRNPSTRERIIPLRASKVLYARAAREKYNYQQFVNSPGEIVALLDRYGIRYVVIESQLPDTPYRDADPPPRQMLRDLLATDTRFKLIARQPLGCNDLAWRDMELRVYAYPACPPRKTDSIKLSFPAMNREVELNLPQK, encoded by the coding sequence TTGGCGGCCGAATTGCCCAATGTGGAACTGTCACGCAGCGCGGGGAATTCCGCGCGGCGCATCGATCGCGCCTGCAAGGCGATCGTGTTCCTTGCTACGCTCGCCATCGGCCTGCCGCGAATCATGCAAGGCGGGTTGGGTTGGTCCGACGCGCCGAACCATCTCTTCGACGGCGTGTTTCTGCTGGAGTTCTTCCGCGAGCAGCCGCAGGAGGCGGCACGCCAATGGGCCGAGCAGTTTTACCTGCGTCATCCGATCCTCGGCATCATCGTATATTACCCGCCTGGGTTCGCGCTGATCGAAGCGGGAATCTTCTCGATTCTTGGCGTGAGCGTATTCGCGGCAAGACTGACCGTGCTGCTGTTTGCTCTCGGCGCGACGCAACTGGTCTATTCACTGGGCCGGCGGTGGTTCGATCGCGCCACCGGCCTGTTCGCGGCGCTGCTCCTTGTGACCTGTCCGCACGGGCGGCTGTGGCTGTCCGATGTCATGCTCGAATGGCCGGCGACGTTTTGGATTCTCGCGGCGGTGTACGCGTATCAGAAGGATCGCGACACGCGGCGGCCGTGGTGGGCGCTGGCGATGGGCGCGGCCGTCGTCATGGCGTTCCTGACGAAGCAGACGGCCGGGTTCATCCTGCCGGTGATCCTGCTGCACGCATTGATTGAAGATGCTCGCGCGTGGCGGGATGCGCGGCGCGGCGAGCGCGATTCGGAAGCGCCGGACTCCCAAAGCCGACGGACGGCCATCCGTCGGCTTCAGACGCAATCTCCCGCAACATCGCATCACCCGGCGTATCTCGCCCGTCCCTCGATGTGGATTTCACTGGGCATTTCAAGTGCCATGATTGCGGCATACACGGCCTTCGCCCGGCCCTACGCCGCTCTGCCCGCGCAGCTGCTCCGGCCCAACCTCGACTTCTCCGGCATGGCGCATTGGCCCGCGGAAATCCTCGGTTGGCCGCTGCTGCCGATCGCTTTGCTGGGGCTGGTCACACTGCTGATCGGTACCTGGCGCGGGCCGCGAGGCCTGATTCTGCTCTGGTTCGTCGCTTGGACGGGGTTTTCCCTTTGCATCGCCGCCAAGGAACCTCGCTATTTCTTCTTCGCAATTGCCCCGCTCTGTTTCGCCGCGCCGCGATTCTTTCTGCGCGCCCGGCGCGACGACGACGCTTCGAGCGATCGCCCGCTTGCCTGGCAGACCGACGGCCCGCGTCTCATCCTCCTGACGCTGTTGGTCATCGTGCAAGCTGCGTTGAGCCTTCAGAAGGACACCGGCCCGCTGCCGGACTACTCGCCCGCCGTCGCCGCGCTGGCCGAGCGACCCGACGCCGATGTCGTGCTGGTCGATGCCGTGCGCGACGGCCAGTTCATCCTCGACGCGTATCGCAACCCATCGACGCGCGAGCGAATCATCCCGCTGCGCGCGAGCAAGGTGCTCTATGCTCGGGCGGCGCGAGAAAAATACAATTATCAGCAATTCGTGAACAGCCCCGGCGAAATCGTCGCCCTGCTCGACCGCTACGGCATCCGCTACGTCGTCATCGAGTCGCAACTGCCCGACACGCCCTATCGCGACGCCGATCCGCCGCCGCGGCAGATGTTGCGCGATCTGCTCGCGACCGATACGCGCTTCAAACTGATCGCGCGGCAGCCGCTGGGCTGCAACGATCTGGCGTGGCGTGACATGGAGCTGCGCGTGTATGCCTATCCCGCTTGCCCGCCACGCAAGACCGACTCCATCAAGCTCTCGTTCCCGGCGATGAACCGCGAGGTGGAACTAAATCTGCCACAGAAATAG
- a CDS encoding Serine dehydrogenase proteinase, with the protein MPAWNEVQREIEERIKEFPQEGPGGSLNAVRYKHLNSIHQHTGRNLLVYYSGFLSKPTILDTELNHEDLNGFMMTVHKIDRNLGLDLLLHTPGGSVAAALSIVNYLRKMFGKNIRAIVPQIAMSAGTMIACSCKEIVLAKHSQLGPTDPHMNGIPAAGVKKEFQRACKEVSKNPQRIPIWQMIIGQYRPTFLSQCENAVQLSKEFVKKQLETVMLESDPNKKSKAARIVRQLNDYSGNKSHGRPIHIDECKAMGLMVRELESDPILQDRVLTVHHCYMHIFMNTPAFKIIENHTGNATLIKQQVA; encoded by the coding sequence ATGCCAGCTTGGAACGAAGTTCAGCGAGAGATTGAGGAACGGATCAAGGAGTTCCCGCAAGAGGGTCCAGGGGGCTCTCTTAACGCAGTTCGCTACAAACATCTAAATTCAATCCACCAGCATACGGGACGCAATCTGCTCGTCTATTACTCGGGTTTCCTATCCAAGCCGACCATTCTCGACACAGAGCTAAACCATGAAGATCTGAACGGCTTCATGATGACCGTGCATAAGATTGATCGCAACCTTGGACTCGATCTACTCCTGCATACACCAGGTGGCAGTGTTGCGGCAGCCCTGTCGATTGTGAATTATCTCCGGAAGATGTTTGGTAAGAACATACGTGCGATCGTGCCTCAGATTGCAATGTCAGCCGGTACGATGATTGCTTGTTCTTGCAAAGAGATAGTCTTGGCAAAGCATTCGCAACTGGGGCCTACAGACCCCCACATGAATGGAATTCCAGCGGCAGGAGTCAAAAAGGAGTTTCAACGAGCATGCAAGGAAGTAAGCAAGAATCCACAGAGGATTCCTATTTGGCAGATGATTATTGGGCAGTACAGACCTACTTTCTTGAGTCAATGTGAGAATGCCGTGCAGCTATCCAAAGAATTTGTAAAGAAACAATTAGAGACGGTAATGCTTGAAAGCGACCCGAATAAGAAATCGAAGGCAGCGAGAATTGTTCGACAACTGAATGATTACAGCGGCAATAAGAGCCACGGGAGGCCGATTCACATTGACGAATGCAAGGCGATGGGACTGATGGTTCGCGAATTGGAAAGCGATCCAATCCTCCAAGATCGGGTCCTTACGGTGCATCATTGCTATATGCATATATTCATGAATACGCCTGCATTCAAGATCATCGAGAACCATACGGGCAACGCAACACTGATCAAGCAACAAGTTGCATGA
- the dapL gene encoding LL-diaminopimelate aminotransferase: protein MPFTRASRLDQLPPYLFIEIDRKKRAAIAAGKDVIDFGVGDPDRPTPTFIIDRMAKTIYDPKNHRYPYDAGFPEFKNAAAAWFKSRFGVTLDPAAEILALIGSKEGLGHLPLAVLNPGDVALVPTPAYPVYNAATIFAGGVPHQMPLAESRGFLPDLDAIPTDVLAKTKLMFVNYPNNPTGAVAPLSFYERAVALARKHDFLICSDAPYSETYFDPADRPPSILQVPGAKDVCIEMHSLSKTFNMTGWRVAFAVGNPDVLAALAKVKGNMDSGAFGAIQQAGAMALEQIDRPEVTAIRETYKARRDALVPALNRAGFKVDLPRATFFVWANCPAGYDSMGCASRLLEEAAIVAIPGVGFGPAGEGFVRFALTVEVDRIEAAGRRLAEMKW, encoded by the coding sequence ATGCCTTTCACACGCGCCAGCCGCCTCGATCAGCTTCCCCCCTATCTCTTTATCGAGATCGACCGCAAGAAACGCGCCGCCATCGCCGCCGGCAAGGACGTGATCGACTTCGGTGTCGGCGACCCCGACCGCCCCACGCCGACCTTCATCATCGACCGCATGGCCAAGACGATCTACGACCCAAAGAACCACCGCTACCCCTACGACGCCGGTTTCCCCGAATTCAAGAACGCCGCCGCCGCGTGGTTCAAATCGCGCTTCGGCGTCACGCTCGACCCGGCCGCCGAAATCCTCGCGCTCATCGGAAGCAAGGAGGGCCTGGGTCACCTACCGCTGGCCGTGCTCAACCCCGGTGATGTCGCGCTCGTGCCGACGCCGGCCTACCCCGTGTACAACGCCGCGACGATCTTCGCCGGCGGCGTGCCGCATCAGATGCCGCTGGCCGAATCGCGCGGATTCCTGCCGGACCTCGATGCGATCCCCACCGATGTGCTGGCGAAGACGAAACTGATGTTCGTGAATTATCCGAACAACCCGACCGGCGCCGTCGCGCCGTTGTCGTTCTACGAGCGGGCCGTCGCGCTGGCTCGCAAACACGATTTTCTCATCTGTTCCGACGCGCCGTACAGCGAGACGTACTTCGATCCCGCCGATCGGCCGCCGTCAATTCTCCAGGTGCCCGGCGCGAAGGATGTCTGCATCGAGATGCACTCGTTGAGCAAGACGTTCAACATGACCGGCTGGCGCGTGGCCTTCGCCGTGGGCAATCCCGACGTGCTGGCGGCGCTGGCGAAGGTCAAGGGCAACATGGACAGCGGGGCATTCGGCGCGATCCAGCAGGCCGGCGCGATGGCGCTTGAGCAGATCGATCGGCCGGAGGTGACCGCGATCCGCGAGACGTACAAGGCCCGGCGCGACGCGCTGGTGCCGGCGCTGAACCGCGCGGGGTTCAAGGTGGACCTTCCGCGGGCGACATTTTTCGTCTGGGCAAACTGCCCGGCCGGCTACGACTCGATGGGCTGCGCGTCGCGGCTGCTGGAGGAGGCGGCAATCGTCGCGATCCCCGGCGTTGGGTTCGGCCCGGCCGGCGAGGGGTTCGTGCGATTCGCGCTAACGGTCGAAGTGGATCGAATTGAAGCAGCGGGCCGGCGGCTGGCGGAGATGAAGTGGTGA
- the sulD gene encoding Bifunctional folate synthesis protein, with protein MVSGPARHIAFIGLGSNLGNREKNISAALNALEATREIDVLKTSALYETDPVGGPDGQGKYLNAVAQVRTTLTAPRLLHVCRRIEDSLQRQRAVHHGPRTMDLDILAFDDEIHSSPELMIPHPLMHERRFVMEPLAEIAPDWVHPALDQNATELLARIGSGESTGSDD; from the coding sequence GTGGTGAGCGGACCAGCGCGGCACATCGCGTTCATCGGCCTGGGGTCGAACCTGGGCAACCGCGAGAAGAACATCTCGGCGGCGCTGAACGCGCTGGAGGCCACGCGCGAAATAGACGTATTAAAAACTTCGGCCCTGTACGAAACCGATCCGGTCGGCGGCCCCGACGGCCAGGGCAAGTACCTCAACGCCGTCGCGCAGGTCCGCACGACCCTGACGGCCCCGCGACTGCTGCACGTCTGCCGGCGAATCGAAGACTCGCTCCAGCGCCAGCGCGCCGTGCATCACGGTCCGCGCACGATGGACCTGGACATCCTCGCGTTTGACGATGAAATTCACTCTTCGCCCGAGCTGATGATCCCCCACCCGCTGATGCACGAGCGGCGGTTTGTGATGGAGCCGCTCGCCGAAATCGCGCCCGACTGGGTCCACCCCGCCCTCGATCAGAATGCGACGGAACTGCTCGCGCGCATCGGCAGCGGTGAATCGACCGGATCGGATGACTAA
- the pgi gene encoding Glucose-6-phosphate isomerase, with protein MDAREQWRRFGRWQCRISDLDFTLDVSRMPMDDAFLRRMGPAMTRAFDEMAALQAGAIANRDENRMVGHYWLRAPDLAPSAEIARAIRASIVAVQKFAEDVHAGRVRPPGAPRFTRLLGIGIGGSALGPMFIADALGHPSRDQLAPHFLDNTDPDGIARVLAGLNGRLVETLCIVTSKSGGTPETRNAMLLVEAAYRAAGLSFAEHAVAITMPGSAMDQHAEQQKWLARFEMFDWVGGRTSVTSAVGLLPAALQGLDIAAMLEGARLCDAATRVSDPMKNPAALMALAWHAATDGRGARDMVVLPYKDRLLLLGRYLQQLIMESLGKRLDRDGKTVEQGLTVYGNKGSTDQHAYVQQLRDGVANFFVTFVRVLDGGGDVLEVQPGATSGDFLHGFLLGTREALSESGRASMMLTLPRVDGRSLGALIALFERAVGLYASLVNINAYDQPGVEAGKKAAASVLAMQGRLLATLNSSPQSVEELAAKLDPSAGAIETIYLLMEHLTARGLARRASGDTPESARFAR; from the coding sequence ATGGATGCGCGCGAGCAATGGAGGCGTTTTGGTCGATGGCAGTGTCGCATTTCCGATCTTGATTTCACGCTCGATGTCAGCCGCATGCCGATGGACGATGCGTTTTTGCGTCGCATGGGGCCGGCGATGACGCGCGCGTTCGACGAAATGGCGGCGTTGCAGGCCGGCGCGATCGCCAATCGCGATGAGAATCGCATGGTGGGGCATTACTGGCTGCGCGCGCCGGACCTCGCGCCGTCGGCGGAGATCGCCCGCGCCATTCGCGCGTCGATCGTCGCGGTGCAGAAGTTCGCCGAAGACGTTCATGCGGGGCGCGTTCGACCACCCGGCGCGCCGCGCTTCACGCGGCTGCTTGGCATTGGCATCGGCGGGTCGGCGCTGGGGCCGATGTTCATCGCCGATGCGCTGGGCCATCCTTCGCGCGACCAGCTCGCGCCGCACTTTCTGGACAACACCGACCCCGACGGCATCGCGCGCGTTCTGGCCGGTTTGAATGGCCGCCTCGTCGAAACGCTTTGCATCGTCACGTCCAAGAGCGGCGGCACCCCCGAAACGCGCAACGCGATGCTGCTGGTCGAAGCGGCCTATCGCGCGGCGGGTTTGTCGTTCGCGGAGCATGCCGTTGCCATCACCATGCCCGGTTCCGCGATGGACCAGCACGCCGAGCAACAGAAATGGCTCGCACGATTTGAAATGTTCGACTGGGTCGGCGGTCGCACCAGCGTCACGTCGGCCGTCGGCCTGTTGCCAGCGGCGCTTCAGGGGCTGGACATCGCGGCGATGCTGGAAGGCGCGAGGCTTTGCGATGCTGCGACGCGCGTCAGCGACCCGATGAAGAACCCCGCCGCGCTCATGGCGCTGGCCTGGCACGCAGCGACGGACGGCCGCGGCGCGCGCGACATGGTCGTGCTGCCGTACAAGGATCGGCTGTTGCTATTGGGGCGATATTTGCAGCAACTCATCATGGAGTCGCTGGGCAAGCGGCTGGATCGCGACGGAAAGACTGTCGAGCAGGGGCTGACGGTCTATGGCAACAAAGGCTCGACCGATCAGCACGCATACGTGCAGCAGCTTCGCGACGGCGTGGCGAATTTCTTCGTGACGTTTGTGCGGGTGCTGGATGGCGGCGGTGATGTGTTGGAGGTGCAACCCGGCGCGACCAGCGGCGACTTTCTGCACGGCTTTCTGCTCGGCACGCGCGAAGCGCTGTCGGAGAGCGGGCGAGCGTCGATGATGCTGACGCTGCCGCGCGTGGATGGGCGCAGCCTCGGCGCATTGATTGCGTTGTTCGAGCGCGCGGTGGGGCTGTATGCAAGCCTTGTGAACATCAACGCGTACGATCAGCCGGGCGTTGAAGCGGGCAAAAAGGCCGCGGCTTCGGTGCTGGCGATGCAAGGGCGCTTGCTCGCGACGCTGAATTCCTCGCCGCAATCAGTGGAGGAGCTGGCTGCGAAGCTGGACCCCTCGGCCGGCGCGATCGAGACGATTTACTTGTTAATGGAGCACCTCACCGCGCGCGGCCTGGCGCGGCGCGCTTCGGGCGACACGCCGGAATCGGCCCGGTTTGCTCGTTAG
- a CDS encoding ABC-2 family transporter protein, protein MSHARIIGTIAWKHFRILSRSRSTLAVIFLPGIVLYTIFTQIFAGPAGRPFKVAVIDNDRTPQSQVLVDTLKEERVKVITTRNEAPDGEPLTEQSVQEAIRREGKFRVALVIPKGYGLAPNVLSGPAHRGIVMYYDETQDTEADIVIGLVQMAAGQNVFEQLFGIRRKEGDTATTGPAQPQALIQVDRRGVAIQRMVVASKHTFLAGIVPMFLLFLSTGAGRGLLEEITSGTIRRQLAAPIHPVHIVMGQQVFAVTLGLVHCYVMYLYAWAVFGVAIWDMTGGLFVLTLATCMATTAFGLLLGAISRTYEQLDSIGTMVNLAMSAIGGSMVPRWIMPDFMQKLGLLTINGWSYDGFIALIRNEGFAGTLPKAAVLIGMAVAFASVGCTVLTRRLRAT, encoded by the coding sequence ATGTCACACGCACGGATCATCGGAACGATCGCCTGGAAGCATTTTCGCATTCTGTCGCGCTCGCGCTCGACGCTGGCGGTAATCTTTCTGCCGGGCATCGTGCTGTACACGATCTTCACACAGATCTTTGCCGGTCCCGCGGGTCGCCCGTTCAAAGTCGCCGTGATCGACAACGACCGCACGCCGCAGTCGCAGGTGCTCGTCGACACGCTCAAGGAAGAGCGCGTGAAGGTCATCACGACGCGAAACGAAGCACCCGACGGCGAGCCGCTCACGGAGCAGAGCGTGCAGGAGGCCATCCGCCGCGAGGGCAAGTTTCGCGTCGCGCTGGTCATCCCCAAGGGCTACGGTCTCGCGCCGAACGTGCTGTCCGGTCCGGCGCATCGCGGCATCGTGATGTACTACGACGAGACGCAGGACACCGAAGCGGACATTGTCATCGGCCTTGTTCAGATGGCGGCGGGGCAAAATGTTTTTGAGCAGTTGTTCGGCATCCGCCGCAAGGAAGGCGATACCGCGACGACGGGGCCGGCCCAGCCGCAGGCGCTGATTCAGGTCGATCGTCGCGGCGTGGCGATTCAGCGGATGGTGGTCGCGTCGAAGCACACGTTTCTCGCGGGCATCGTGCCGATGTTTCTGCTGTTTCTCTCGACCGGCGCGGGGCGCGGGCTGCTGGAGGAGATCACCAGCGGCACGATTCGACGGCAACTGGCCGCGCCGATTCATCCCGTGCACATCGTGATGGGGCAACAGGTTTTCGCGGTCACGCTGGGCCTTGTGCATTGCTACGTGATGTATCTCTATGCGTGGGCGGTGTTCGGTGTCGCCATCTGGGACATGACCGGCGGGCTGTTTGTGTTGACGCTTGCAACGTGCATGGCGACGACCGCGTTCGGGCTGCTGCTCGGCGCGATCTCGCGCACCTACGAGCAACTCGACTCGATCGGCACGATGGTGAACCTTGCGATGAGCGCAATCGGCGGGAGCATGGTCCCGCGCTGGATCATGCCCGATTTCATGCAAAAGCTCGGCCTGCTCACGATCAACGGCTGGTCGTACGACGGCTTCATCGCGTTGATTCGCAACGAAGGCTTCGCGGGCACGCTGCCCAAAGCCGCGGTGCTGATTGGCATGGCTGTCGCGTTTGCGTCGGTCGGGTGCACGGTGCTGACGCGGCGACTGCGCGCGACGTGA